A stretch of the Psychroserpens sp. Hel_I_66 genome encodes the following:
- a CDS encoding DUF819 domain-containing protein, with product MDTTPLFTNDTIVFGLLMLSLGFVFYTESIETGFWPKFYKIVPGLFMAYMLPAVLTTSGLIAPEWKTVSETGIETESSSSLYYMASRYLLPAALVLMTLSIDLKAVFNLGWKALVMFFTGTIGILIGGPIAILIIASFSPETVGGAGTDAVWRGLSTLAGSWIGGGANQTAMLEIYEYNQAKYGAMVFVDIVVANIWMAIILIGIGKRNRINKWLKADITAIEDLKERVSTFSEKVKRNPSLTDIMIIGAIAFGAVGFAHLSADFLAPFFDNLVASIESQKIRNVFTFLGSSFFWMISISTLIAVLLSYTKAKNYEGAGASKFGSVFIYILVATIGMKMDLTLIFENVGLIGIGIIWMSIHALLLIGVAKLIKAPYFFLAVGSQANVGGAASAPIVASAFHPSLATVGVLLAVFGYAIGTIAAIGCTMLMQIAAGS from the coding sequence ATGGACACAACACCACTTTTTACAAATGACACTATAGTTTTTGGACTTTTAATGCTTTCATTGGGTTTTGTATTTTATACCGAATCAATTGAAACAGGATTTTGGCCAAAGTTCTACAAGATTGTTCCAGGTTTATTTATGGCCTATATGTTACCTGCAGTATTGACCACATCAGGATTAATTGCCCCAGAATGGAAAACAGTTTCAGAAACTGGAATAGAAACCGAAAGCAGTTCAAGCTTATATTATATGGCAAGTCGCTACCTCCTCCCAGCAGCTCTCGTGTTAATGACATTGAGCATTGATTTAAAGGCAGTTTTCAATTTAGGCTGGAAAGCACTCGTTATGTTTTTTACAGGAACAATAGGCATCCTTATTGGAGGACCAATCGCTATTTTGATTATTGCATCATTTTCTCCTGAAACGGTTGGAGGTGCTGGAACAGATGCTGTTTGGAGAGGTCTATCAACATTAGCAGGTAGCTGGATTGGTGGTGGTGCCAACCAAACTGCAATGTTAGAAATCTACGAATATAACCAAGCAAAATATGGAGCGATGGTATTTGTAGATATTGTTGTTGCAAATATTTGGATGGCAATCATTTTAATAGGAATTGGAAAACGCAACAGGATCAATAAATGGCTAAAGGCAGATATTACCGCCATTGAAGATTTGAAAGAACGTGTCTCGACGTTTTCAGAGAAAGTAAAAAGAAATCCGTCACTAACCGATATTATGATTATTGGCGCCATTGCCTTTGGTGCAGTTGGTTTTGCGCATTTATCTGCAGATTTTTTAGCGCCATTTTTCGATAATTTGGTTGCCAGCATAGAATCCCAAAAAATTAGAAACGTGTTTACCTTTTTAGGCTCATCTTTCTTTTGGATGATTAGTATCTCTACTCTAATAGCGGTTTTGTTGTCCTATACCAAAGCAAAAAATTATGAAGGTGCAGGTGCCAGTAAATTTGGGAGTGTATTCATTTACATTTTAGTTGCCACCATTGGTATGAAAATGGATCTAACCCTCATTTTCGAAAACGTTGGCCTTATTGGCATCGGTATAATTTGGATGTCTATTCACGCACTACTATTAATAGGTGTTGCCAAACTAATTAAAGCGCCTTACTTCTTTTTAGCGGTTGGTAGCCAAGCCAATGTTGGTGGTGCAGCCTCTGCACCTATTGTGGCATCGGCTTTTCACCCTTCGTTAGCGACTGTTGGTGTATTGCTTGCAGTTTTTGGTTATGCCATTGGTACCATTGCTGCAATAGGTTGTACAATGTTGATGCAAATAGCTGCAGGAAGTTAG
- a CDS encoding 6-pyruvoyl trahydropterin synthase family protein, whose protein sequence is MRVTVSRKAHFNAAHRLYRKDWSFEKNNDIFGKCNNPNFHGHNYELIVSVTGEIDQETGFVIDVKILKDIIKSEVEDAFDHKNLNIEVPEFQELNPTAENIAVVIYNKIKPKLSAHLDIEVILYETPRNFVSYSGDEK, encoded by the coding sequence ATGCGAGTAACAGTAAGCAGAAAAGCACATTTTAACGCAGCACATCGGTTATATCGTAAAGATTGGAGCTTTGAGAAAAACAATGATATCTTCGGGAAATGTAACAATCCAAATTTCCACGGTCATAATTACGAGCTCATCGTAAGTGTAACTGGAGAAATTGATCAAGAAACGGGCTTCGTTATAGATGTGAAAATCTTAAAGGATATCATCAAATCTGAAGTTGAAGATGCCTTCGACCATAAAAATCTCAATATAGAAGTTCCAGAATTTCAAGAATTAAACCCTACAGCCGAAAATATCGCAGTAGTCATTTACAATAAAATAAAGCCAAAATTAAGTGCACACCTAGACATAGAAGTCATACTTTATGAAACACCTCGAAACTTCGTAAGTTATTCTGGAGATGAAAAATAA
- a CDS encoding DUF1648 domain-containing protein: MKTNRPKIKVPLQPLDIVLDLISATLILITIIYTAMNYGDLAETIPTHFNAAGEADGYGSKSMIWMLPVIGVFTFLLLFFLNKYPHIHNYMVNITEENALKNYRFSTRIIRFTNLFVAILFLVIQYMMIEEGKGNNVSFGSWFTYSIIGASLILPIFILIYQQKINKS; this comes from the coding sequence ATGAAAACCAACAGACCTAAAATTAAGGTGCCTCTGCAGCCATTAGACATTGTTTTGGATTTGATTTCAGCAACCCTAATTTTGATAACAATCATATATACTGCGATGAATTACGGCGATTTGGCAGAAACCATTCCAACCCATTTTAATGCAGCTGGAGAAGCAGATGGTTATGGTAGCAAGTCAATGATATGGATGTTACCGGTAATAGGGGTTTTTACATTTCTATTATTGTTCTTTCTGAATAAATATCCGCACATTCATAATTATATGGTCAATATCACAGAAGAAAATGCCTTAAAAAATTACAGGTTTAGCACAAGAATTATTCGCTTTACCAATCTATTTGTAGCCATACTTTTTTTGGTTATTCAATATATGATGATTGAGGAAGGCAAAGGAAACAATGTTAGTTTTGGATCTTGGTTTACCTATTCAATTATTGGTGCTAGTTTGATTTTACCAATATTTATATTGATCTATCAGCAAAAAATAAATAAATCATAA
- a CDS encoding OmpA family protein encodes MKTHKIICTLALTLVFSMGYSQKGKVREANEAYDNLAYLKTSEILLEVAENGYKTVNLLQKLANSFYFNNKMEEAAKWYGELMAMNENEDLDPEYYFRYGQALKSIENYSESDKWMKKFAESDRSDLRGRAFLSTVDYLSMIEEASRDFEVKNLEINTDVSDFGATQYKNQLIFASTRGGGKEYKWNEQPYLDLYSADKQENNSYGNAKQLDSEINTKFHESTVAFTPDDQVMYFTRNNYFNKKYKKDEEGTNRLKIFKATLNDDGEWDDIESVHFNDDAYSVAHPTINVKGTKLYFASDMEGTLGMSDIFMVDINADGTLGDPINLGPSVNTEGQETFPFVNSDGDLYFSSNGFNGLGGLDVFVIRDFENKQELSQPMALENVGRPINSPMDDFAYYENLGTKEGFFTSNRDGGKGDDDIYSFMIPECEQIVEGIVKDQETEEIIVGAKVTLLDKDGNQLEQQIVGADGAYKFENLECEKEYLIRIEADQYATIEERFTTPKKPQKLEIKSNLQRDEVELEPCADLAKILDIPIIYFDFDKSNIRYDAEVELQKVLAVLNKYPTMTIDIRSHTDCRGTASYNEKLSERRAKSTRQYLVDKGVDADRLTAKGYGESRLVNDCGCETTDDTNCSEEEHQLNRRSEFIVTSINGKKCPEKN; translated from the coding sequence ATGAAAACACATAAAATTATATGTACTCTAGCTTTAACTCTTGTATTTTCTATGGGATATTCCCAAAAGGGAAAAGTAAGGGAAGCCAATGAAGCTTACGACAATTTAGCCTATTTAAAGACGAGTGAAATCCTTTTGGAAGTTGCAGAAAATGGCTACAAAACCGTTAACCTTTTGCAAAAGCTTGCAAACTCCTTCTATTTTAACAATAAAATGGAAGAGGCTGCAAAATGGTATGGTGAGCTTATGGCTATGAATGAAAATGAAGATCTTGACCCAGAATACTATTTTAGATATGGTCAAGCCTTAAAATCTATTGAGAATTATTCTGAATCTGATAAATGGATGAAAAAATTCGCTGAGTCAGATCGAAGTGATTTAAGAGGTAGAGCATTTTTATCAACTGTAGATTACCTATCTATGATTGAAGAGGCAAGCAGGGATTTCGAAGTTAAAAATTTAGAGATCAATACAGATGTTTCAGATTTTGGGGCAACGCAATACAAAAACCAGCTTATATTCGCTTCTACTCGAGGAGGAGGTAAAGAATACAAGTGGAACGAGCAACCATATCTTGATTTATATTCCGCAGATAAACAAGAAAATAATTCCTACGGAAATGCAAAACAACTAGATAGCGAAATCAATACAAAATTTCATGAGTCTACTGTAGCATTTACTCCAGATGACCAAGTCATGTATTTCACACGAAATAATTATTTCAATAAAAAATACAAGAAAGATGAAGAAGGTACAAACCGTTTGAAAATTTTTAAAGCAACTTTAAATGATGATGGAGAATGGGATGATATAGAATCTGTACATTTCAATGATGATGCTTACAGTGTTGCACATCCTACCATTAATGTAAAGGGGACTAAATTATACTTTGCATCAGATATGGAAGGTACATTAGGGATGTCTGATATATTTATGGTAGATATCAACGCAGATGGTACTCTAGGTGACCCAATAAATTTGGGTCCTTCTGTAAATACTGAAGGTCAAGAAACATTTCCTTTTGTAAACTCAGATGGCGATTTATATTTTTCCTCAAATGGCTTTAATGGCTTAGGTGGATTGGACGTATTTGTGATTAGAGATTTTGAAAACAAGCAAGAACTAAGTCAGCCAATGGCATTAGAAAACGTGGGAAGGCCAATTAACAGTCCTATGGATGATTTTGCATACTATGAGAATCTAGGTACAAAAGAAGGCTTCTTCACATCCAATAGAGATGGAGGAAAAGGAGACGATGACATATATAGTTTCATGATTCCAGAATGTGAGCAAATCGTAGAAGGTATTGTAAAAGATCAAGAAACAGAAGAGATAATAGTTGGCGCAAAAGTCACTTTATTAGATAAAGATGGTAATCAATTAGAACAACAAATTGTTGGAGCAGATGGTGCTTACAAATTTGAGAATCTTGAATGTGAAAAGGAATACTTAATTAGAATAGAAGCAGATCAATATGCTACAATAGAAGAACGTTTCACAACGCCTAAAAAACCACAAAAGCTTGAGATTAAATCTAATCTTCAAAGAGATGAAGTTGAGTTGGAGCCATGTGCCGATTTAGCTAAAATATTAGATATTCCAATTATATATTTTGACTTTGATAAATCCAATATTAGATATGATGCTGAAGTAGAACTACAAAAAGTATTAGCAGTATTAAACAAATATCCTACCATGACTATCGATATTCGCAGTCATACAGATTGTAGGGGAACAGCGTCTTACAACGAAAAACTATCTGAGCGTAGAGCGAAATCAACACGTCAATATTTAGTAGATAAAGGTGTCGATGCAGATCGTTTAACCGCAAAAGGTTATGGAGAATCCAGATTGGTAAATGATTGTGGATGTGAAACAACAGATGATACTAATTGCAGTGAAGAAGAGCATCAATTAAACAGACGTAGTGAATTTATAGTAACAAGTATCAACGGGAAAAAATGCCCAGAGAAAAATTAA
- a CDS encoding type IX secretion system membrane protein PorP/SprF has product MIQKSSLFKGLILLVFSALMINTSFAQQDPQYTQYMYNTMSINPAYAGQREVLSVTGLHRTQWVGIDGAPQTQTLGIHSPLRDNRLGLGLSIVNDALGPVNEYYIDANFSYTIQVSDNNTKLSFGAKGGFHGLTSDWSEGVIQQLGDPTFEDNLSVFSPTIGAGLYLHNRKWYVGLSVPNFLRTEHFDDSQVSIAKERMSYYLIAGYVFNLGEKTKLKPAALVKAVSGAPIIADVSANFLFNDKLTLGVAYRWDDSVSGLAGIQVTDGLFIGYSYDATTTNLNNYNSGSHEIMLRFELQKIGRILSPRFF; this is encoded by the coding sequence ATGATACAGAAATCATCATTATTTAAAGGATTAATACTATTAGTGTTTAGTGCGCTAATGATTAATACTAGTTTTGCACAGCAGGACCCTCAATATACTCAGTATATGTATAATACAATGAGTATCAACCCAGCTTATGCAGGGCAGAGAGAGGTATTAAGTGTGACAGGATTACATCGTACGCAATGGGTTGGGATTGATGGAGCTCCACAAACCCAAACATTAGGTATTCATTCACCACTTAGAGATAATAGATTAGGCTTAGGTTTATCTATTGTTAATGATGCTTTGGGGCCTGTAAATGAATATTATATAGATGCTAATTTCTCTTATACGATCCAAGTAAGTGATAATAATACAAAATTATCTTTTGGTGCAAAAGGAGGTTTTCATGGCTTGACTTCAGATTGGAGTGAAGGTGTAATTCAGCAATTAGGAGACCCAACATTTGAAGACAATTTAAGCGTTTTCTCACCAACAATTGGCGCTGGTTTATATTTACATAATAGAAAATGGTACGTAGGATTGTCGGTACCAAATTTTTTAAGGACAGAACATTTTGATGATAGTCAAGTATCTATTGCTAAAGAGCGAATGAGCTATTATTTAATTGCAGGTTATGTATTTAATTTGGGAGAAAAAACCAAATTAAAACCAGCAGCTTTAGTGAAAGCAGTTTCAGGTGCACCAATAATTGCAGATGTTTCTGCTAACTTTTTGTTCAATGACAAATTGACCTTAGGTGTTGCCTACAGGTGGGATGATTCAGTTAGTGGTTTGGCAGGAATTCAAGTTACAGACGGACTTTTTATAGGGTACTCTTATGATGCCACAACAACCAACCTGAATAACTATAATAGTGGTTCACATGAAATCATGTTACGTTTTGAATTACAGAAAATAGGTAGAATATTATCACCAAGATTCTTCTAA
- a CDS encoding type I phosphomannose isomerase catalytic subunit: protein MKNKLYPLKFDPILKDKIWGGRKLNQLLHKSSDLPNIGESWELSDVEENTSIVSNGPLKGQSLKTLLETYKAQLIGDKNYNIFGNKFPLLIKFIDAKQDLSIQLHPNDELAAERHDSFGKTEMWYVMQADDDANLIVGFNQEMTQEKYLSHLESKTLTEILNFDKVKTGDTYFIEVGRVHAIGAGVMLAEIQQTSDITYRVYDWDRVDDEGNERELHNDLAIDAFDFNMPDNFRVNYSKKKNASNQMVSCPYFTTNFLHVTDSILKLNSKDSFLIYICVEGEALIETEESSEFIKKGETILLPAAIETFKITSTNVRLLEVYV from the coding sequence ATGAAAAATAAATTGTATCCCTTAAAGTTTGATCCAATTTTGAAAGATAAAATCTGGGGCGGACGAAAGCTTAACCAACTATTGCATAAAAGTTCAGACCTACCAAATATTGGAGAAAGTTGGGAGCTCAGCGACGTTGAAGAAAACACATCAATCGTATCAAATGGCCCATTAAAAGGCCAATCACTCAAGACGCTTTTAGAAACCTACAAAGCACAATTAATAGGCGATAAAAACTATAATATCTTCGGAAATAAATTCCCATTACTCATAAAATTCATTGATGCCAAACAGGATTTATCAATCCAGTTACACCCAAATGATGAATTAGCAGCAGAGCGTCATGATTCCTTCGGAAAAACAGAAATGTGGTACGTTATGCAAGCAGATGATGACGCCAATTTAATAGTTGGGTTCAATCAAGAAATGACCCAGGAAAAATACCTTAGTCATCTTGAAAGCAAAACCTTAACCGAGATTCTAAACTTTGACAAGGTAAAAACAGGAGACACTTATTTTATAGAAGTAGGTCGTGTTCACGCCATAGGAGCAGGAGTTATGCTTGCAGAGATACAGCAAACCAGTGATATCACATATCGGGTTTATGATTGGGACCGCGTGGATGATGAGGGTAATGAGAGAGAATTGCACAACGATCTGGCAATAGATGCATTTGATTTTAACATGCCAGATAATTTTAGAGTAAATTACTCAAAGAAAAAAAATGCCTCTAATCAAATGGTGAGTTGCCCATATTTTACAACTAATTTTCTTCACGTTACAGATTCTATTCTAAAGTTAAATTCTAAAGATTCGTTTCTTATTTATATATGCGTAGAAGGAGAGGCTTTAATAGAAACCGAAGAATCTTCAGAATTTATAAAAAAAGGAGAGACCATCTTGCTTCCGGCAGCCATAGAAACCTTTAAAATAACTTCTACTAATGTAAGACTATTAGAAGTTTATGTTTAA
- a CDS encoding DUF4369 domain-containing protein, with protein sequence MKQIIFACIALLFLSCGNEETHDFTLNGYVKGLKKGTVYLQRQNDSVMETIDSLEINGSPNFVLHAELSEPEILLLKLNKNDNDEGTVVFFADKGITEINSTLKNFNFDSKIKGSKQQETLEEYLVMMSKFSDKNLELIQESLEASKANDTTVSFEDNYNKLIKRKYLYTINFAVNHPDSEVSPYLAISEVSNTSVPFLEEIYKALTEDIRKSKYGIQLKELIDERKAELK encoded by the coding sequence ATGAAGCAGATTATTTTTGCCTGTATTGCACTTTTATTTCTTTCCTGCGGAAATGAAGAAACTCATGATTTTACGCTCAACGGATATGTAAAAGGCTTAAAAAAAGGAACCGTTTACCTCCAGAGACAGAATGATTCTGTGATGGAAACCATAGACTCTTTAGAAATCAATGGAAGCCCAAATTTTGTTTTACATGCAGAACTTTCCGAACCTGAAATTCTGTTATTAAAACTGAATAAAAATGACAATGACGAAGGCACTGTCGTCTTTTTTGCAGATAAAGGTATTACCGAAATTAATTCTACATTAAAAAACTTCAACTTTGATTCAAAAATAAAAGGCTCTAAACAACAAGAAACTCTTGAAGAATATTTGGTGATGATGTCAAAGTTTAGCGACAAAAACCTAGAACTTATCCAAGAAAGTCTAGAAGCAAGCAAAGCCAATGACACTACGGTTTCTTTTGAAGATAATTACAATAAACTCATCAAACGTAAATATCTCTACACGATTAATTTTGCAGTAAACCACCCAGATAGTGAAGTGTCTCCTTATTTGGCAATTAGTGAAGTTTCCAATACAAGTGTTCCTTTTTTAGAAGAAATCTATAAAGCACTTACCGAAGATATAAGGAAATCGAAATACGGTATCCAGCTTAAAGAATTAATTGATGAACGTAAGGCAGAATTAAAGTAG
- the idi gene encoding isopentenyl-diphosphate Delta-isomerase, with amino-acid sequence MTEERVILVNENDEQVGTMPKMEAHEKALLHRAFSVFVFNDKNELMLQQRAKHKYHSPLLWTNTCCSHQRVGESNIEAGKRRLMEEMGFVTDLKETISFIYKAPFDNGLTEHEYDHIMVGHYNNEPNINPSEVESWKWMPLENVKMDIESHPELYTAWFKIIFDKFYEHINITK; translated from the coding sequence ATGACAGAAGAACGCGTAATTTTAGTTAACGAAAACGATGAGCAAGTTGGTACAATGCCAAAAATGGAAGCTCATGAAAAGGCCTTGTTACATCGTGCATTTTCAGTATTTGTATTTAATGACAAAAATGAGTTAATGCTACAACAACGAGCTAAGCATAAATACCATTCTCCGTTACTGTGGACAAACACATGCTGCAGTCACCAAAGAGTTGGTGAAAGTAATATAGAGGCAGGAAAACGTCGTTTAATGGAAGAAATGGGTTTTGTAACAGACTTAAAAGAAACAATTTCTTTCATCTACAAAGCACCTTTTGATAATGGCCTCACAGAGCATGAATACGACCACATTATGGTTGGTCATTACAACAATGAGCCAAATATCAATCCCAGCGAAGTAGAGTCATGGAAATGGATGCCTTTAGAAAACGTAAAAATGGATATTGAATCACATCCAGAATTGTACACAGCATGGTTTAAGATCATTTTCGATAAGTTTTACGAACATATAAACATCACAAAGTAA